The DNA sequence GGCTGAAACCAGGATTGCACCTTGGTTTCACTCAACTGCTAGAGTAGATAAGAGATGCCATACTCTTGCACTCATCTATGGCCCTGCATAATATCATTTTCCAGGCATAGCCTGACCTTTACTATGTGAGCAATTACAGAGAAATCAAGCAATGATATGTCTAGCTATTTGTCCTGCAAAAGTACAACTAAAGCATTACTATGTATCTCACACCAGAGTACTTTAATTGACAGTTAAATGCCTCAGAGGAAACAGCCACATGTAATCTAAACATAAACCCAGATTTAGAAAGAAAGCACTTTTTTTTCCtaagcaaaaaaacaaagcaaacggTTATGGCATAAATCTTGTGTATGTAGATGGAGAATGCAAAGCACAGGAAATATCACAAAGAATGGGATTAATTGAGAAAGGCTTCCTTAAGGAGGTGCCAGGTCCTTGAACTTAATCTATTAGATAACTATCAATCGCTGTAGGTGCCAAGGGTTGAAGGAGTGGCATTGGTGTGGCCAGAATGACGGTTGGAGGAAATGGCTGCAGCAGCAACAGattagaagggagagagaagttgGATTCTGGTAATCCATGGACATTGGataggaggtgggtggggaggagtgAAGTATGGGGAGTCCCATCTATTCTTGGATggctaagaagaaaaattatgtttgCTGTGAGACATTGACAGAAATAATGCTGGACTGGAGCTCTCTAATTTGGATTTGAAGTCCTTGGAGCCTGCTGTGACTCCTCCCTCTAGTCCTGCTCCTCTTGGAGGAATAGATTCCTGAGTCCACCTAGGCTTATTGTAATTAGGCATTTCTAAGGAAAACAGGATATGAATGAAGAAATGGTAATGCAATCCTTGGAAGATTTGCATCTCAGTAAAAGCAGCTGGCTCTTAGAGTATGAATGGCTAATTTTCTATCctggggaaaaatagaaaaggagccATCCTTCCTGGCTGGATACCAGTGCCTGCTTATAcattccagtgtttctcctatccCCATCATCAGCACCATAGTTGCTGAATCCTCAATGAGTGATGATGCAGAAggtgttctttttctctgctaTTATTGTCTCAGTTATCTTTAATTTTGTAGGAATCATTATGAGTTTGTTTATTACAGTGGTCAATTACAAAATGTGGGTCAAAAACCACAGAATCTCCTCTTCTGATAGGATCCTGTTCAGCTTGAGCATCACCAGATTTCTTATGCAGGTATTATTTCTCCTGAATATTATCTTGTTATTCTCTTCTCATTTTTCAAGGTCAGTGGCGTTGtcctctttctttgtattttgttgGATGTTTTTGGATTCTAGCAGTCTCTGGTTTGTGACTTTGCTCAACAGCTTGTACTGTGTGAAGATTACTAACTTCCAACACGCGGTGTTTCTTCTGCTCAAACGAACTCTCTCCCCAAAGATTCCCAGCCTGCTGCTGGCCTGTGTGCTGATTTCTGCCTTCACCACTCTCCTGTACGTTGTGCTCAGCGAGACATCACATTTTCCTGAATTTGTGACTAGTAGAAACGGCACATTATTTGACATAGGCATCTTGCCTTTGCTGGCTTCTTTGGTCTTGAGCTCATTTCTCCAGTTGATCATCAATGTGACTTCTGCttccttgttaatccattccttgagGAGACATGTACAGAAGATGCAGAGAAACGCCACTGATTTGTGGAATCCCCATATGGAAGCTCATGTAGGTGCAATGAAGCTCATGATCTCTTTCCTCATCCTCTACATTCCGTATTGTGTTGCTGCCCTCCTCCATTACCTCCCTTCTTACATAGAGTTGGATTTGGGGACCAGATACATTTGTATGATTTTCACCACCCTTTACTCTCCAGGACATTCTGTTCTCATTATTATCACACATcctaaactgaaaacaaaagcaaagaagattCTTTGTCTCCACAAATAGTGGAATTTTAGTAGGAAACACTGTCTAGTGACACCTCATGGTTTGGGGTAAGATTTTCTCCGTTAGCAGGTTTCTTAGTGGTCTGAGGAATTGTGATTACTGATCTGACATCCTAGGCCTTTGAGTGCctgtatttcatttcattctgtaatttttcttttgttgatatttttaaataactcacATTCTCTAGGGAACTTATTGGAGGCATTACTTACCATGTATTTTGCATCCCTGGATAATAGAAATCACCACCTTGCTCCATTGGCTACTGATATGAAAAGAAAAGTTCTCCCAAATTAAGGAATACATTGTGGTGCACGTGATTggttaaatttttatgtttaactGAGGAACCTTGGGTAAGGGTATAGCAATGGATAAATGGTCATTGGGAGCCCCTAGCCAAAGCAAGAGGGGTtgttataagaaaaggaaaaaaggaaagtttcagagagaaaaggaagaaaagaaaagggtaaaaagaaaaaggtggggccctgtgcggtggctcacgcctgatatcctaacactctggaaggcccaggcgggtgtattgcctgagctcacaggttcgagaccagcctatggacctcatctctacaaggagctgggcattgtggcaggtgactgtagtcccagctacttagtaggctgagggaagagaatcacttgagtccaagaatttgatgttgctgtgagctgtgacctcatagctctctaccgagggcaacaaagtgagactctgcccacccctcaaaaaaagaaataggtgtcTGTTGTGAGGAAAGGCAGTAAAAGGGTCCTCACACTTGCTGGGTGGTATTGACTGAGCTCTTACTACCAAGAATCCCTTAGGACTGAATTTCTAGGCTTGCTCTGGAAAGGAGGAAAGGGTCAGAGCTGATGGGTAAAGAGAAGTGATTAGTATTAAAAAAGTTGAATCTGGAATAGTTTCAAGGGTCTTAAAATCCATAAGCTAGCCTGAGTTCAACAGCAAGTGCCAAATAGTGATATTAACATTATCTGAgtgaacatttacaaaatattctactTTACTATATGATGTAGAATTTAGTGGAAAGCTAAAGGAGACATTGGGCTGGTTATGGAAATGTTTGACTTTTGGTgaatttatttcatgtttatgCATGTATGCATAGCACAATTCTTCTCTGGGACAACACTGTTTCTGGGGTTGGAACAGAAGGACTATTCCAAAGGAACAGAAATCTGACAAGATTTAGACTGGGAATTGGGGAATAATAACTtatatttgtatagttttttgGTGTTCATAAAATGCTTATGGAATATTTACACAACTCTAAATAAATcttcacattttacaaataacCTGACTTTTTGCATTCTAGTAACCAGAATATTGACAACAATATATAGTAAGGGTCACTGAAACcaatattttattgtaagaaaATTGGAGGTATTCATCATGTTAGAATATCAACATTGAGAGATAAAAGGATTATTGAGTGCTTATATGTACCCTATGTCATAAGTCTAAATGAATGGCGAATAGTGTGTGAGCAGAAGTGATGCCTGTAGTTTCTAGGTGATGGCCTGAGAGCAGTTATaccctctctttctgcttttcttttttcttcatttcttctggcTCAGAGTGTTGATGTCATGATTATCTATTTTAGACTACGCAGTGAGGTGAATGCTCAGGGATAGTAGAGTAATTATCCATCTTAGAGTTGGCTCCCTGGTTCCTGATGCTGTTGTGTTGCCATACCAGCTCTAGACTACTTAAGCCTGAACTCCAGGACtgtttattagaaataaaatctttattcttttagGCACTGTGTTTTTGGTCTCTGTTACCTTAGTTAAATAACTTGTGGTatgccataaatatatacaatagtaTATATTTTATGATGAAACAGTATGTAGTTATTTACCCTCTAGATAGATAATCATAGAAATTTTTATATGgcccaagtaaaataaaaataaaacatgatagtACAAtaccaatttttataaaaataagtatatatgaaaaaatctaaaaggaaatatataaaaatgtaaacaattatttttaggtggaaagtattaattttctttatatttttcaagttttatatgATGAATTTTTTatgtatcagaaaaaaatatacttctaaatatatacagtatatgcAGTCAGTCTGCCtatcttcctctcctcttctctatCTAAAGGACATATAGGGAGTTCTAATGTATTTTATCCAGTTTCTCCTCACTAAGAAATGTAAGTGAgtagtcttatttattttcttgtattgaTAAAGTTCTGCCAATTTGTTTCTTGGTTGTCCTACATTGTCTTCGTTTTCCCCACCTCTGTGTTGGATGCATTGTCTTTGTGTTAGAAGCATTTTTGCTATTTGAAGACAATCTCAAGTCTTTGCTTAGTTATTTGCCCAAAGTCCTCCATAGGCACAGTTTTTAGCAATGCTGCACATTTAGAGTTTTGCTGACTCAACTATGCTCTGCTAAATCTCCACCACTGAATACTTAGTAgccaggaatttttttaaaagatattgttttggtttcttttttcaaGAAATGATAACTTACAGGCTCTCTAATATCAACACTCAATGTCCTGCATCTCCCACTATTCTCAGCCTATTATAGGAAAGGGAGGGGCATTTAAATCTCTGCAAAAAATGGCCACTTTCTGAAATGAAGGGCAGGTATCTTTACAATGTCCTGCAATACCCACTGTGGTAGCTATGACGTAGAAGTATTGCCATTCAACCTTCAACTGCTACAAGCACAATACTGTATGGGCTA is a window from the Nycticebus coucang isolate mNycCou1 chromosome 11, mNycCou1.pri, whole genome shotgun sequence genome containing:
- the TAS2R4 gene encoding taste receptor type 2 member 4, encoding MQKVFFFSAIIVSVIFNFVGIIMSLFITVVNYKMWVKNHRISSSDRILFSLSITRFLMQVLFLLNIILLFSSHFSRSVALSSFFVFCWMFLDSSSLWFVTLLNSLYCVKITNFQHAVFLLLKRTLSPKIPSLLLACVLISAFTTLLYVVLSETSHFPEFVTSRNGTLFDIGILPLLASLVLSSFLQLIINVTSASLLIHSLRRHVQKMQRNATDLWNPHMEAHVGAMKLMISFLILYIPYCVAALLHYLPSYIELDLGTRYICMIFTTLYSPGHSVLIIITHPKLKTKAKKILCLHK